One genomic segment of Oncorhynchus kisutch isolate 150728-3 linkage group LG15, Okis_V2, whole genome shotgun sequence includes these proteins:
- the LOC109905696 gene encoding mitochondrial uncoupling protein 2 — MAGVKPTDLAPTAAVKFFGAGTAACFADLITFPLDTAKVRLQIQGESKSSEGKMVVKYRGVFGTINTMVKTEGPRSLYNGLVAGLQRQMSFASVRIGLYDSMKQFYTRGTDNAGIGSRLMAGCTTGALAVAFAQPTDVVKVRFQAQVRGAEAEGVKRYSGTMDAYRTIARTEGIRGLWKGCGPNITRNAIVNCSELVTYDIIKELILQYNIMTDNLPCHFTAAFSAGFITTIVASPVDVVKTRFMNSTAGKYNSAINCAVTMMRNEGPKAFYKGFMPSFLRLASWNIVMFVTYEQIKKHVMRAQQSWESPI, encoded by the exons ATGGCTGGAGTGAAGCCCACAGACTTGGCCCCTACAGCTGCTGTTAAGTTCTTTGGCGCTGGAACTGCAGCCTGTTTTGCTGACCTGATCACCTTCCCTTTGGACACAGCTAAAGTTAGGCTGCAG ATCCAGGGCGAGTCCAAGTCCTCTGAAGGGAAGATGGTGGTGAAGTACAGAGGTGTGTTTGGCACCATCAACACCATGGTGAAGACAGAGGGGCCCAGGAGCCTCTACAATGGCCTGGTGGCAGGTCTCCAGAGACAGATGAGCTTTGCCTCGGTCCGCATCGGCCTCTATGACTCCATGAAGCAGTTCTACACCCGGGGAACAGACA ATGCAGGCATTGGGAGTCGGCTGATGGCAGGCTGTACGACCGGGGCATTGGCAGTAGCCTTTGCTCAGCCAACAGATGTGGTGAAGGTGCGGTTCCAGGCTCAAGTCAGGGGAGCAGAAGCGGAGGGGGTGAAGAGATATAGCGGCACCATGGATGCCTACAGGACGATCGCCAGGACTGAGGGCATCAGAGGGCtctggaaag gTTGTGGCCCAAACATAACTCGTAACGCCATAGTGAACTGTTCGGAGCTGGTGACTTATGACATCATCAAGGAACTTATCCTGCAGTATAACATCATGACTG ATAACCTGCCCTGCCATTTCACAGCAGCCTTCAGTGCTGGTTTCATCACCACTATTGTGGCGTCTCCTGTAGATGTAGTGAAGACCCGGTTCATGAACTCTACAGCTGGAAAATACAACAGTGCTATTAACTGTGCTGTTACGATGATGAGAAATGAGGGACCCAAAGCCTTCTATAAAGG gtTCATGCCTTCTTTCCTTCGTCTTGCCTCCTGGAACATCGTAATGTTTGTCACATATGAGCAAATCAAGAAACACGTGATGAGAGCACAGCAGTCCTGGGAGTCTCCTATCTAA